In Leclercia sp. LSNIH1, the genomic stretch CATAACCTTGTTTTATATCAAACTCTTTGAAATATGCGTGAATTATTTTAGCTAAATACATAATCGCAACTTGAATAATATGAAAAATAAAAAATTACTAATAATGATGTTTACTGCATGTGCTTTTTTTATGGCGGGTAATGCAGTAGCAAAAGGTAATGCGATCTCTGATACTTCGGTTAAAAAAAAGATTATTGCTGAATCAATCGCTTCGTATCCTGGGGTATGTGCCTGTCCTTTTAATCAGGCGAGAAATGGAAGTGCATGCGGCAGACGCAGTGCGTGGAGCAAAGCAGGAGGGTATTCACCGATTTGCTACGAAAAAGAAGTCACTGCCGATATGGTTAAGCGTTGGCGTGAACAAAATCAGATCTAACGTTGCTTCCTGAATTTAAATCACTGTTCTTGATACGCTTAGACATTCGAATGCCTGTTTCCCCTTAAACTGAAATGGCGGCGGCATTATGCCACCGCCTTCCACACTGCTTACTCTTCGTCCTCCAGTAATCCCATTTCGGCGATACGTTCCTGGATCAACTGTTTGCGTTTCTCAATAAAGCGCCGGTAATTTTCCAGCTTCCATAAGGTCCTGGGGCTGCGGGGGATACAGTGCAGATCCAAAAATTCCGGGGATTGATCTTTTAGCCATGTATCGAGGGACTGGGCTCCTTTGTCGCCTGCGCCATTCTGATGGGCAGGTAACAGCATACAGTTCGCCAACTGGTCGATTTCCCAGTTTTCGTAGACACGTACCATACGGCCAGTTTCTTCATTTAAAATCTTCTCTTCTTTTAGCAGGCTACGGGCAAAAATGTGGTCAATCTGCGGTTCATGCTGAAAGCCTGAAGATTTGTATTCTCCGCCATACCACAAGTTAAACAGCAGGTGGATGTGCCCGCTACCGTAGCCGCACCAACCGAAGAGGCGCTCTTCGGTTAAATGCAGGCTACGATTGGCCGAAACGATCGCCGCACGGATCTTTTTCAGATCGAAGCTCTCCTGGTCGTCGATCACTTTTACCAGCTTATCTATAATGCCATCTGGCTGACCAGAAAAAACGCCATTCAGCAGAGCAGGCACCAGATACTGCTTTAATGCTTGCGATCTCGCTAATTTCCCCGGGAAGTGATATTGCAGATATACTAAGGGAATCAGTGCATTATAAGAGGTGAGTGCTTTGCCGGATCGAATATAGGTTTTACTGACAATCTCATCTTTCACAAACATAAGCGCTTTGGCGATAGCTGGCCAGTTTTCACTGATCTGGTTACGCACATTATCATCACGCAGTTTATCCACATCATATTTGGCACCAAAGCCCAGCAGCGTGGTGCTAAGTTTAATCAGAAAATCGCGGGAGAAGTTGAAGCGGCCGCTATCATTAATCTTCTCCAGAAAGTCTTCAAAGATAACGTCAGCGTCAGACCACTCGGTGGAGAGCAGCGTAAACATTAGATCTGATTTGCTTAACCTTGTACCGCCTGAGTTCGCCCGAATAAAGACCTCAACCACATCGTCAAAATCAAGTTCGCTGTCGTCTTCGCTGCTGTCAATCACGTGATAAAGCAACTTACCTTCATTACTAAACTCTTTACCTGCACGACTAATATTGATTGTCGCCTGTTCTCGCTCTTTCGCGCTTAGTTCCAGCTTTTCTTCTTCAATGCGCTGGCTGAGAATCTGTTCGGGTAATTTTTTGGTGTAGACAATGTCTGACATGACCATCCATGGCCAGGAGCTTGTGGCGGCATCCTGAAACTCAAACTGATAGCGAATTTCTTCATTGCTTGTCGATGTACCACTCAGCACATTGAAATGGAGTACTTTACCGTCAATGCTACCTTTCAACGCCAGATAAAAACTTTGTAAGCGCTGCTGGCCGTCCAGAACCAGCCATTTCGACTTCGTTTTGCCGTGATGATAGTGATCTTTTAAATCGACCTTGCCGTCGTTGAAATTCTCTATAAATTTACGGTGCTTAATTTCTTCGCGGGTTTTCCAGAACAGCAGGGAGGAGAGGGGATATTGCCGCATGACAGAGTCGAACAGGCGGGCTATTTGATCGGTATTCCAGACAAACTGTCGCTGAATATTTGGCAACCAAAGCCCGCCACCATCGGCTTCGTTATTATTAATTTCCTGAATCATCGCCTTGATTGATTTACTGGGCATTGCACTCTTCCTTGTCGTTGCGCACACGAATGCGGCATTGAATTTGGCTTAAGGGTATCAAGGGGCATTATCGGCAACGGGAAGATAATATTTA encodes the following:
- a CDS encoding DUF262 domain-containing protein, which gives rise to MPSKSIKAMIQEINNNEADGGGLWLPNIQRQFVWNTDQIARLFDSVMRQYPLSSLLFWKTREEIKHRKFIENFNDGKVDLKDHYHHGKTKSKWLVLDGQQRLQSFYLALKGSIDGKVLHFNVLSGTSTSNEEIRYQFEFQDAATSSWPWMVMSDIVYTKKLPEQILSQRIEEEKLELSAKEREQATINISRAGKEFSNEGKLLYHVIDSSEDDSELDFDDVVEVFIRANSGGTRLSKSDLMFTLLSTEWSDADVIFEDFLEKINDSGRFNFSRDFLIKLSTTLLGFGAKYDVDKLRDDNVRNQISENWPAIAKALMFVKDEIVSKTYIRSGKALTSYNALIPLVYLQYHFPGKLARSQALKQYLVPALLNGVFSGQPDGIIDKLVKVIDDQESFDLKKIRAAIVSANRSLHLTEERLFGWCGYGSGHIHLLFNLWYGGEYKSSGFQHEPQIDHIFARSLLKEEKILNEETGRMVRVYENWEIDQLANCMLLPAHQNGAGDKGAQSLDTWLKDQSPEFLDLHCIPRSPRTLWKLENYRRFIEKRKQLIQERIAEMGLLEDEE